CGACATCGCCGGTGACGGGGCAACCGCGCTGGAGAGCGTGGATGTCAACGATTACGACGTGGTCGTGCTCGACCGCGATCTCCCCGGCGTGCACGGCGACGACGTGTGCCGGCACGTGGTGGCCACCCGGCCGGACTGCCGGATCCTGATGCTGACCGCAGCAGGCGGACTCGCCGACAAGATCGACGGGTTGCGCCTCGGTTCGGACGACTACCTCGTCAAACCGTTCGACTTCCCGGAGCTCGTCGCCCGGCTGCACGCCCTGCGCCGTCGCGCCGCGCCCGCCCAGCCGCCGGTGCTGACCTTCGCCGATCTCCGGCTGGATCCCGCCCGCCGCGACGCGCGCCAAGCGGATCGAATCCTGCGCCTGACCCGTAAGGAGTTCGCCGTCCTGGAGCTGCTCATGCGCGCCGACGGCGCGGTGCTCAGCGCCGAGCACCTGCTGGAGAAGGCCTGGGACGCGCACGCCGATCCGTTCACCAACGCGGTCCGCATCACCGTCTCCACGCTGCGCCGGAAGCTGGGCGACCCACCGGTCCTGCACACCGCGACCGGAGTCGGCTACTACCTCGCAACCGCGGCATGAGCATCCAGGCGACGCTGCGCCCGAACCGGCTGTCCATCCGGTTGCGGCTCACCCTGCTCTACGGCGGCACGGTCCTGGCCTGCGGAATCGCACTGCTGATCACCGTCTACGCGCTGATGCGCTACATCCCGACCTACGACGTGCAGCCCATCCCCGCGATGGAGGTGGCGACGCCGGCGTTCCCGACCGCACCCGCCGAAGCGCCCATCGCCGTGAACATCACCAGCAAGGACGACTTCCTGCTGGTGCTGCTGCAGCTGTCCGGCGTCGCGCTGACCGGGCTGGCGCTGGTCTCGTTCCTGATCGGCTGGATCATCGCCGGGCGCATCCTCGCGCCCGTCCACCGCATCGCCCGGACCGCGCGCACCGTCGCGGGCAACTCGCTGCACGAGCGCATCCACCTCGACGGTCCGAAGGACGAGTTCACCGAGCTCGCCGACACCATCGACACGATGCTGGACCGGTTGCACACCAGCTTCCAGGCCCAGCAGCGCTTCGCCGCCAACGCCTCGCACGAGCTGCGCACCCCGCTGGCGACCACCCGCACCATGCTGCAGGTCGCCATCGCCCACCCGGACGACCACGACCTGGCCACCCTGGCGCCCAAGCTGCTGGCCACCAACGAGCGCAGCATCGCGACCGTGGAATCGCTGCTCGCCCTCTCCCGCGCCGATCACGGCATCGACGAAGCCGAACCCGTCCACCTCACCGCGGTGGCCGAGCACGCGCTGGAGCAGGTCCGCGCGGAGGCGGCCGCCGGCCGGATCGCGCTGCACGACGACCTGCGCCCGGCCCACGTCATCGGCGACGAGAACCTGCTCCACCACCTGGTGATCAACCTGCTGCACAACGCCATCCGCCACAACCGCGCCGACGGCACCGCCCGGCTGACCACCGCCACCCGCAACGGCACCGCCGTCATCACGGTCACCAACACCGGCGAGGTCATCACGCCCGAGGACGCCGAGCGGCTGTTCGAGCCGTTCCACCGGGTCCGCGCCCGCACCCACACCGGCGGGCACGGCCTCGGCCTCACCCTGGTCCGGGCGATCGCCCACAGCCACCACGGCACGGCCACCGCCACGCCCAACCCGGACGGCGGCCTCACCGCGACGATCACCCTGCCTTCTTGAACCGCGTCACCGGGCCCATTCGCTCGTGCTGGCGGCGACGCGCCGCCGGATGTGCTCCAGCGCCTCGTCGAGCGCTGCCCGGTTCTGCGAGTCGAACCACCTCGCGCGCAGGGCCTCGTTGTTGCCCCCGGGAGTTTCGTGCGCTCGGCCGAGCTCGGACAACCCGGTGCTCTGATCAGCAAGAGCTGCGTTGACGCCCGAGAACATGCTGCGCACGTAGTCTTCCGCGGCGTGCGGCTCCATGCCTTGACGTGCGATCCAGCCGGCAACGGCATCCAGGTAGTGCAGGTAGGTGGAGATCGTTGCCGTTGCGGCGGAAAGCGCGTCGAAGGTGGTGGGGTCGTCGACCACGAGAGCGCCGCCGAGCCGGTCGAACACCTCTTCCGCGGCCGGATGCGCCGGGTGCAGTGCGGTGACGCCGCGTTGGTGCCGCACCGCTGGGAGCGGGATCGAGCGGACCACCGTCACGTCGGAATCGAGCTGTGCCCGCAGCGCCTCGATGGACCATCCCGCTACGGCGCTGATGAGGACTCGGTCATCAGGTACGCGGAGCCCGGTGAGGGCCTCGCGCACAGCATCGGGGCGGACGGCGAGGAGGATCAGCCCCGCCGCATCGACGACCGACTGGTTGTCCGCGCGGACGTGGACGCCGGGGTGGCGGCGGGCCAGCGCGCTCGCGATCCGGGCGTTGCGCGGGGAGAGGTGGATCGCCGGGCTCGGCTCGGGCGCGGTGCACAGCCCGTCCACGATGTCCGCGGCGATGGACCCGGTTCCGATGATGCCGATGCACTCGATCACGCGTGCTCCAGGTGGGTGCGCAGGGCTTCCGCGACCGCGGGCCGGGGATTGCCCCCGGTGATGAGGGTGGCGATCCTGCCGTGCGGGATGCGGCCGGCGGCGATCGCCGCGATCCCGGCGGCTCCGGCCGGTTCCGCGAGCACCGAGAGGTGCTGCGCGATGAGGCTCATCGCTTCGCGGAGCTCGCGCTCGTCGACCAGGACGATGTCGTCGACGAGCGCCCGCACGCGAGCGACCGATTCGGGGTGGGGCTGCGGGATCGCGATGCCTTCCGCGAAGTTGCTCGTCGGCGCGACGGCAACTGGTCGACCTGCCTGGACGCTGCGCTGCATCGCAGGTGCCTCGGTGGTGTTGACGCCGATGACGCGGGTGCGGGGTGCGTGCTCGCGCAGCCAGAGCGCGATCCCGCTGATCAGGCTGCCGTCGCCGATGGGCGCGACGACCGCGTCGAACTCGCCCGCGCGGGAGAGCTCGGCGGCGATCGTGGCCGCGCCTTCGGCGACGCCCGGGTGGACACCGTC
This portion of the Saccharopolyspora antimicrobica genome encodes:
- a CDS encoding threonine ammonia-lyase — encoded protein: MNQFNAPTDLVLGDLARTRTAIPDCFLDTPQYEDELLNAVLGRRVTVKVEIANPIRSFKGRGVGLALAGLPAGGTVVCASSGNFGQAVAYIGRARGLHVVVCTTTDVNPAKRARMAAFGAEVVEVDGTAEAAHRAAETFAEEAGAHLIVDGVHPGVAEGAATIAAELSRAGEFDAVVAPIGDGSLISGIALWLREHAPRTRVIGVNTTEAPAMQRSVQAGRPVAVAPTSNFAEGIAIPQPHPESVARVRALVDDIVLVDERELREAMSLIAQHLSVLAEPAGAAGIAAIAAGRIPHGRIATLITGGNPRPAVAEALRTHLEHA
- a CDS encoding NAD(P)-binding domain-containing protein, with translation MIECIGIIGTGSIAADIVDGLCTAPEPSPAIHLSPRNARIASALARRHPGVHVRADNQSVVDAAGLILLAVRPDAVREALTGLRVPDDRVLISAVAGWSIEALRAQLDSDVTVVRSIPLPAVRHQRGVTALHPAHPAAEEVFDRLGGALVVDDPTTFDALSAATATISTYLHYLDAVAGWIARQGMEPHAAEDYVRSMFSGVNAALADQSTGLSELGRAHETPGGNNEALRARWFDSQNRAALDEALEHIRRRVAASTSEWAR
- a CDS encoding sensor histidine kinase — encoded protein: MSIQATLRPNRLSIRLRLTLLYGGTVLACGIALLITVYALMRYIPTYDVQPIPAMEVATPAFPTAPAEAPIAVNITSKDDFLLVLLQLSGVALTGLALVSFLIGWIIAGRILAPVHRIARTARTVAGNSLHERIHLDGPKDEFTELADTIDTMLDRLHTSFQAQQRFAANASHELRTPLATTRTMLQVAIAHPDDHDLATLAPKLLATNERSIATVESLLALSRADHGIDEAEPVHLTAVAEHALEQVRAEAAAGRIALHDDLRPAHVIGDENLLHHLVINLLHNAIRHNRADGTARLTTATRNGTAVITVTNTGEVITPEDAERLFEPFHRVRARTHTGGHGLGLTLVRAIAHSHHGTATATPNPDGGLTATITLPS
- a CDS encoding response regulator transcription factor, which codes for MRVLVVEDEAFLAEALQSGLRREGMAVDIAGDGATALESVDVNDYDVVVLDRDLPGVHGDDVCRHVVATRPDCRILMLTAAGGLADKIDGLRLGSDDYLVKPFDFPELVARLHALRRRAAPAQPPVLTFADLRLDPARRDARQADRILRLTRKEFAVLELLMRADGAVLSAEHLLEKAWDAHADPFTNAVRITVSTLRRKLGDPPVLHTATGVGYYLATAA